One window of the Thamnophis elegans isolate rThaEle1 chromosome 6, rThaEle1.pri, whole genome shotgun sequence genome contains the following:
- the KCNE1 gene encoding potassium voltage-gated channel subfamily E member 1 → MALPSNNTDLTLILSKLLEDYVEKKNHPKPLPFNDSNDHLEVVFILLLLGFFGFITFGVMISYIRSKKLEHSNDPYNIYIATDLWQKRDKANLQVKVIENYKSCCIWKNEHAVEQPTNHIPEAKS, encoded by the coding sequence ATGGCATTGCCATCCAACAACACAGACTTAACCTTGATCCTCTCAAAATTGTTAGAAGACTATGTAGAGAAGAAAAACCACCCCAAGCCTCTACCCTTCAATGATTCTAATGACCATCTGGAAGTAGTGTTTATACTTCTGCTACTTGGATTTTTTGGATTCATCACCTTTGGGGTCATGATCAGCTATATCCGCTCCAAAAAGCTGGAACATTCCAATGATCCCTACAATATCTACATCGCCACCGATCTCTGGCAGAAGAGGGATAAAGCCAACTTGCAggtcaaagtaatagaaaattatAAATCATGTTGTATATGGAAAAATGAGCATGCTGTTGAACAACCTACTAATCATATCCCTGAAGCGAAATCTTAA